A genomic segment from Kallotenue papyrolyticum encodes:
- a CDS encoding tyrosine-type recombinase/integrase, translating to MHAPLTTFLPDYCAALRAAGRRPRGIEKYHHTMLRFIAWLGEGATQADITAESIQRYQEQLAARCSASTVCNALSTIRSFCRWSRRRGYRQDDPTEQAEWPRRRRPLPRPYTKREIGALLAALDGDDPVTRRNRRAVLLMLYAGLRISETAALEWRDIDLDHGELVVRDGKGGKMRRIPLHPRLRAELETVPVSERQPIRAVVGQPNGEPLTLKALGHVFDRWLRRRGIIATAHRLRHTFATELLRNGANIRYIQELLGHQDISTTEIYLGVYQDGLRDAIERLPTW from the coding sequence ATGCACGCACCCCTCACGACGTTCCTACCGGACTACTGCGCGGCGCTCCGCGCAGCCGGACGACGACCCCGAGGCATCGAGAAATATCACCATACGATGCTGAGGTTCATCGCCTGGCTGGGCGAGGGCGCGACGCAGGCAGACATCACCGCGGAGAGCATCCAGCGATACCAGGAGCAGCTAGCAGCACGTTGCAGCGCCAGTACGGTATGCAACGCGCTCAGCACCATCCGATCGTTCTGCCGGTGGAGCCGACGACGAGGCTACCGGCAGGACGACCCGACCGAACAGGCAGAATGGCCACGGCGACGGCGACCACTGCCACGGCCATACACGAAGCGAGAGATCGGCGCGCTACTCGCAGCGCTAGACGGAGACGATCCCGTAACGCGGCGCAACCGGCGAGCCGTACTGCTGATGCTGTACGCCGGGCTGCGCATCAGTGAAACCGCAGCGCTGGAGTGGCGCGACATTGACCTAGACCACGGCGAGCTCGTTGTACGAGACGGAAAAGGCGGCAAAATGCGGAGAATACCACTACACCCCCGACTGAGGGCAGAACTGGAGACCGTACCAGTCAGCGAACGGCAGCCCATCCGCGCAGTTGTTGGCCAACCCAATGGCGAACCACTAACCCTGAAGGCATTAGGTCATGTTTTTGACCGGTGGCTGCGCAGGCGCGGCATCATAGCCACGGCACACCGGTTGCGACATACATTCGCAACCGAGCTCCTGCGCAATGGCGCAAACATTCGTTACATCCAGGAGCTACTCGGACACCAGGATATCTCTACAACAGAGATCTACCTGGGGGTGTACCAAGACGGGCTACGAGACGCTATTGAGCGGCTACCGACATGGTGA
- a CDS encoding rod shape-determining protein, whose protein sequence is MANPLRHLFGAFSRDLGIDLGTANTMVYARGKGIIIAEPSVVAMDRRTRRVQAVGTEAKAMVGKTPSSIVAVRPLKDGVIADFDVVEEMLKYFIQKSGAQRPRVVIGVPSGVTEVEKRAAKDAAENAGARQAFVVEEPMAAAIGAGLPVEEPIGSMIVDIGGGTTEVAVISLGGIVVNHSLRIAGDEIDEAIVQFARREYNLFIGERMAEKAKIAAGSAYPLDEEITVTLRGRDLLTGLPKAVEVSSVELREGIAGPISAIVEEVRTALEETPPELVADIMEHGIMLAGGGALLHGLAQRIAAETKMPVHIADEPLSCVARGAGRMVEEFANPKYRAILERSQNNGRMRLSESRWSRR, encoded by the coding sequence ATGGCCAACCCGCTTCGTCATCTGTTCGGCGCTTTCAGCCGCGACCTCGGCATCGACCTGGGCACCGCCAACACCATGGTGTATGCCCGTGGCAAGGGCATCATCATCGCCGAACCATCAGTAGTGGCAATGGACCGGCGCACCAGGCGTGTGCAGGCCGTGGGCACTGAGGCCAAAGCGATGGTCGGCAAAACGCCGAGCAGCATCGTCGCCGTCCGCCCGCTCAAAGACGGCGTGATTGCCGACTTCGATGTCGTCGAGGAGATGTTGAAATACTTTATCCAAAAATCGGGGGCGCAGCGGCCGCGCGTAGTGATCGGCGTTCCGTCGGGCGTGACCGAGGTAGAAAAGCGCGCTGCCAAGGATGCGGCCGAAAACGCCGGCGCGCGGCAGGCCTTTGTCGTCGAAGAGCCGATGGCTGCGGCAATCGGTGCGGGATTGCCCGTTGAGGAGCCGATCGGCTCGATGATCGTGGATATCGGCGGCGGCACTACCGAAGTGGCGGTGATCTCGCTGGGCGGCATCGTCGTCAACCACTCGCTGCGGATCGCCGGCGACGAGATCGACGAAGCCATCGTCCAGTTTGCACGGCGCGAGTACAACCTCTTTATCGGCGAGCGCATGGCCGAAAAAGCCAAGATCGCCGCCGGCTCGGCCTACCCGCTGGATGAGGAGATCACCGTGACGCTGCGCGGACGCGACCTGCTCACCGGCCTGCCCAAAGCGGTCGAGGTGTCGAGTGTCGAGCTGCGCGAAGGCATCGCCGGGCCGATCTCGGCGATCGTCGAAGAGGTGCGTACGGCACTGGAAGAGACGCCCCCTGAGCTGGTTGCCGATATCATGGAGCACGGCATCATGTTGGCCGGCGGCGGCGCGTTGCTGCACGGCTTGGCCCAGCGCATCGCCGCCGAAACCAAGATGCCGGTGCACATTGCCGATGAACCGCTGAGCTGCGTGGCCCGCGGCGCTGGTCGCATGGTCGAGGAGTTCGCCAATCCCAAGTATCGCGCGATCCTGGAGCGCAGCCAGAACAATGGCCGTATGCGGCTGAGCGAAAGTCGCTGGAGTCGACGTTAA
- the mreC gene encoding rod shape-determining protein MreC: MRTTFDASNQPRSAPLGRRRATSLLLLLFCALALIILDNEGVLDPVKSRAHSVLLPAAARLTQVRLALGETLGMLTGQSATRQELARLQEEVSRLRQRNIELEAQLARLPLLEQELQIRTTYHWQTLAAEVVRGPTDDGRRLIRINKGRLDGVQIGMAVVAKEGGSPAALIGVVEQVFAQAADVLLITDYGSTISARTAGTDTPTVGMIVGQWQLGSRLRLTEVTRDVPLKEGQYVVTAGLSQALESDTPMAQIPPDVPIGTLLSVTQRGNVQTAEVQPFVDPDRVRNVWVIVGQN, encoded by the coding sequence ATGCGCACGACCTTCGATGCTTCCAACCAGCCACGCTCCGCGCCGCTGGGCCGACGCCGGGCCACCAGCCTGCTGCTGCTGCTGTTTTGCGCTCTGGCGTTGATCATCCTAGACAACGAGGGCGTGCTCGATCCGGTCAAAAGCCGCGCGCACAGCGTGTTGCTGCCCGCCGCTGCGCGTCTGACGCAGGTGCGGCTGGCCCTTGGCGAGACGCTGGGCATGCTTACCGGCCAGAGCGCCACGCGCCAGGAGCTCGCGCGCCTGCAGGAAGAGGTCAGTCGCCTGCGCCAGCGCAACATCGAGCTAGAGGCGCAACTGGCGCGCCTGCCGCTGCTGGAGCAGGAGCTGCAGATTCGCACCACCTACCACTGGCAGACACTGGCCGCCGAGGTAGTGCGCGGCCCGACCGACGACGGCCGCCGGCTGATCCGCATCAACAAGGGGCGTCTGGACGGCGTGCAGATCGGTATGGCTGTGGTGGCCAAGGAGGGCGGCAGTCCCGCGGCACTGATCGGCGTAGTGGAGCAGGTCTTTGCCCAGGCCGCCGACGTGCTGCTGATCACCGACTACGGCTCGACGATCAGCGCGCGCACCGCTGGCACCGACACGCCTACCGTCGGCATGATCGTCGGCCAGTGGCAGCTCGGCAGCCGCCTGCGCCTGACCGAGGTGACGCGCGATGTACCGCTCAAAGAAGGGCAGTATGTCGTCACCGCCGGCCTGAGTCAGGCGCTGGAGAGCGACACGCCCATGGCGCAGATTCCTCCGGACGTGCCGATCGGCACGCTGCTGAGCGTGACACAGCGCGGCAACGTCCAGACTGCCGAGGTTCAGCCCTTTGTTGATCCCGACCGGGTGCGCAACGTATGGGTGATCGTCGGCCAAAACTAG
- the mreD gene encoding rod shape-determining protein MreD gives MGDRRPKLEQRIATEAIWAVLLLTLALFETSLAPTLWRFRVDWVLVLTLGWTLLYGLLPGVRIAIYGGLALDLLGSNPLGTHLLALLLSVILVALLGEPLDREAPLTTTPLLLAAALLYGLTLTTVLAISDAALPWQRLLLVEVLPTAIINTLVMIPATALLRRWQRRRQPAANLEWI, from the coding sequence ATGGGTGATCGTCGGCCAAAACTAGAACAGCGCATCGCCACGGAGGCGATCTGGGCGGTGTTGCTGCTGACACTGGCGCTGTTCGAGACATCGCTGGCGCCAACGCTGTGGCGCTTCCGCGTCGATTGGGTGCTGGTGCTGACACTGGGGTGGACCCTGCTCTACGGTCTGCTACCGGGCGTGCGCATCGCGATCTATGGCGGACTGGCGCTCGATCTGCTCGGCTCCAACCCGCTGGGCACCCACCTGCTGGCGCTGCTGCTGAGCGTGATACTGGTTGCGCTGCTGGGCGAGCCGCTGGATCGTGAAGCGCCGCTGACCACAACGCCGCTGCTACTGGCAGCGGCGCTGCTCTACGGGTTGACGCTGACGACGGTGCTAGCCATCAGCGATGCGGCGCTGCCCTGGCAGCGCCTGTTGCTGGTGGAGGTCCTGCCCACGGCGATCATCAATACGCTGGTGATGATCCCGGCGACGGCGCTGCTGCGCCGCTGGCAGCGCCGTCGGCAACCGGCGGCGAACCTGGAGTGGATCTGA
- a CDS encoding penicillin-binding transpeptidase domain-containing protein: protein MSRLLIFRIAILLIFAVLVRQLFVLQFREGATLAQSALANTFRDVYERPLRGEIYAADGETLLAESRPSYTIAILRSQLPEDEAERQQIFAWLDDVLQFQSTLVVTPAEQLSYEPRLKQELELLAGPFDTPPPSLTEAFTITVPLSHSVEALQLTRQYTGTLLFRSPIEDLLRRADLPAYETVPLTTTTNLDIGRIILENKSVPPGLPGVQVEQNYQRHYPKSPETPSLAHILGYIGSFSECDILTRNPPRFWPAYLVARLRQPAQREQILEECFLDEETLRKLEANQDTQLRYLLTDRIGRAGLERAYEEVLRGQLGITRVEVDVTERLVSEPQVTRPTLPGNNLILTIDYALQQRTEQILRKWIAEAERRRVTSPPPSRPGQPDKRAYYPIEAGVALVMEVKTGRMLAMVSWPAFDNNIFNRPLSQDEAKAIFDPGYPRKPPAINQAIQGLYPPGSTWKQISAAAALAGGVIGPDTKLRDPGFLAVKNKYFENDPRFDQIFPNSVRRDNGWINVRQALQVSSNVFFQSVIGGTQYVRNLAEGEKIAGLDETAEKLADMAYAFGFGKPTGIPLPGELAGRVPSKSWKARQPGAFGQEAWTIGDTYNTAIGQGNLAVTPIQLLVASAAVANGGTLFQPQLVKEIRSPDGQLIDEIEPVINGRVPVAPEHLRVIREGMRLSVTDGLNVCARDDISGLAIAGKTGTAEYNEVIDPDKPATEDNIRKRSHAWFVGFAPYADPEIEVLVLIEGAGDMNDGSATLAVPAVTEIMQAYYQVTPPIDPATPIPPYNLPCH from the coding sequence ATGAGTCGCTTGCTGATCTTTCGGATCGCCATCCTGCTGATCTTCGCCGTGTTGGTGCGGCAGCTCTTTGTGCTGCAGTTTCGCGAAGGCGCGACGCTGGCACAATCGGCCCTGGCCAACACCTTCCGCGATGTCTACGAGCGTCCGTTGCGTGGTGAGATCTACGCCGCCGACGGCGAGACGCTGCTGGCCGAAAGCCGTCCCAGCTACACCATCGCCATTCTGCGCAGCCAGTTGCCGGAAGACGAGGCCGAGCGCCAGCAGATCTTCGCCTGGCTGGACGATGTGCTCCAGTTCCAGAGCACGCTGGTGGTCACGCCCGCCGAGCAACTCAGCTACGAGCCACGGCTCAAGCAGGAGCTGGAGCTGCTGGCCGGCCCCTTCGACACGCCGCCGCCTTCGCTCACCGAGGCGTTCACGATCACCGTGCCGCTCTCGCACTCGGTCGAAGCGCTCCAGCTCACGCGCCAGTACACCGGCACGCTGCTGTTCCGGTCGCCGATCGAGGATCTGCTGCGCCGCGCCGATCTGCCGGCCTACGAGACGGTGCCGCTAACCACCACCACCAACCTGGATATTGGGCGCATCATTCTGGAGAACAAGAGCGTGCCACCCGGCCTGCCAGGGGTGCAGGTTGAGCAGAACTATCAGCGCCACTACCCCAAGAGCCCGGAAACGCCTTCGCTGGCGCATATTCTGGGCTACATCGGCTCGTTTTCCGAGTGCGACATCCTGACGCGCAATCCGCCACGCTTCTGGCCGGCCTACCTGGTGGCGAGGCTACGGCAGCCGGCGCAACGCGAGCAGATCCTGGAAGAGTGCTTCCTCGACGAGGAGACGTTGCGCAAGCTGGAAGCCAACCAGGATACTCAGTTGCGCTACCTGCTCACCGACCGCATCGGGCGCGCCGGACTGGAACGCGCCTACGAGGAGGTGCTGCGCGGCCAGCTCGGCATCACGCGCGTGGAGGTGGATGTGACCGAACGGCTGGTCAGCGAGCCACAGGTCACGCGTCCCACGCTGCCGGGCAACAACCTGATCCTGACGATCGACTATGCCCTGCAGCAGCGGACCGAGCAGATCCTGCGCAAATGGATCGCCGAGGCCGAGCGGCGCCGCGTAACGTCGCCACCGCCCAGCCGGCCGGGACAGCCCGACAAGCGCGCGTACTACCCAATCGAGGCCGGCGTGGCGCTGGTGATGGAGGTCAAGACCGGGCGGATGCTGGCCATGGTGAGCTGGCCCGCCTTCGACAACAACATCTTCAACCGCCCACTCAGCCAGGACGAAGCGAAAGCTATCTTTGATCCGGGCTATCCCAGAAAACCGCCGGCGATCAACCAGGCGATTCAGGGCCTATACCCACCCGGCTCGACCTGGAAGCAGATCTCGGCGGCGGCGGCGCTGGCCGGCGGCGTGATCGGCCCCGATACCAAGCTGCGCGATCCGGGCTTTCTGGCGGTCAAAAACAAGTATTTCGAGAATGACCCACGTTTCGATCAGATCTTTCCCAACTCAGTACGCCGCGACAACGGCTGGATCAATGTGCGGCAGGCGCTGCAGGTCTCGTCCAACGTCTTCTTCCAGTCGGTGATCGGCGGCACGCAGTATGTGCGCAACCTGGCGGAGGGCGAGAAGATCGCCGGCCTGGACGAAACCGCGGAGAAGCTCGCCGACATGGCCTACGCTTTCGGCTTCGGCAAGCCCACCGGCATCCCGCTACCGGGCGAACTTGCCGGACGCGTGCCCTCCAAGTCCTGGAAAGCGCGCCAGCCAGGAGCCTTCGGCCAGGAGGCCTGGACCATCGGCGACACCTACAACACCGCCATCGGCCAGGGCAACCTGGCGGTTACGCCGATCCAGTTGCTGGTTGCGTCGGCGGCGGTCGCCAACGGTGGCACGCTCTTCCAGCCGCAGCTCGTCAAAGAGATCCGCAGTCCCGATGGCCAGCTTATTGATGAGATCGAACCGGTGATCAATGGCCGCGTGCCGGTCGCGCCCGAGCATCTGCGGGTCATTCGCGAGGGCATGCGCCTGTCGGTAACGGACGGGCTGAATGTCTGCGCGCGCGACGACATCTCCGGCTTGGCGATTGCCGGCAAGACCGGCACCGCCGAATACAATGAGGTGATCGATCCCGACAAGCCGGCGACCGAGGACAACATCCGCAAGCGTTCGCATGCCTGGTTTGTCGGCTTCGCGCCATACGCCGATCCGGAGATCGAGGTACTGGTGCTGATCGAGGGCGCCGGCGACATGAACGACGGCTCGGCCACGCTCGCAGTGCCGGCCGTGACCGAGATCATGCAGGCCTACTATCAGGTCACGCCGCCGATCGATCCGGCCACGCCGATCCCGCCCTACAACCTGCCGTGCCACTAG
- the minC gene encoding septum site-determining protein MinC: MNGAIAIKGSRDGLRLLLADDADWQEVLEALDRQLERGAGFFHGAHLTIDIGARPLNEAELAAVLAIMQRHGLQPGQLATSTPEGRQAARAVGLATRPALRPAATPPERDADSALLVVRTLRSGQILRHHGHVTIVGDVNPGAEIIAGGHVVVWGRLRGRVHAGALGDVTAIVAALEFVPSLVQIADKLSQAPDQRPQGPEVARIAGDRIVVEPWEGSKR; this comes from the coding sequence ATGAATGGAGCGATCGCGATCAAAGGCAGCAGGGATGGGCTGCGCTTGTTGCTGGCCGACGATGCCGACTGGCAGGAGGTGCTGGAGGCGCTCGATCGCCAGTTGGAGCGCGGCGCAGGCTTCTTTCATGGCGCCCATCTGACGATCGACATTGGCGCGCGCCCGCTCAACGAGGCGGAGCTGGCCGCCGTGCTAGCGATCATGCAGCGCCACGGCCTCCAGCCGGGCCAACTGGCCACCAGCACGCCCGAAGGCCGTCAGGCGGCGCGCGCCGTCGGCTTGGCCACGCGCCCGGCCCTGCGTCCCGCGGCGACGCCACCCGAGCGCGATGCGGACAGCGCCCTGCTGGTGGTGCGCACCCTGCGCTCCGGCCAGATCTTGCGCCATCACGGACATGTGACGATCGTCGGCGATGTCAATCCGGGCGCCGAGATCATCGCCGGCGGGCATGTGGTAGTGTGGGGACGCCTGCGCGGGCGTGTGCACGCCGGCGCGCTGGGCGACGTCACGGCCATCGTCGCCGCGCTGGAGTTTGTGCCATCGCTGGTGCAGATCGCCGATAAACTCTCGCAAGCCCCCGATCAGCGCCCACAGGGGCCAGAAGTGGCACGCATCGCGGGCGATCGGATTGTGGTCGAACCCTGGGAGGGGAGCAAACGTTGA
- the minD gene encoding septum site-determining protein MinD — MARVITITSGKGGVGKTTTTANLGTALAMQGQRVVVVDADIGLRNLDVVMGLENRIVYDLVDVVEGRCRLKQALIKDKRFPELFLLPAAQTRDKDAVSMEDMIELCNALRREFDFVLVDSPAGIEAGFRNAIAGADEVLIVTTPEVSAVRDADRIVGLVEAFDKGHPRLILNRLRPAMVTRGEMMSQDDVVEILAIDLIGVVPDDETIVTSTNRGEVAVTLKHSLAGRAFQDIARRLMGEDVPLMVLDTDQGLLHRFFGALGLRPRRAVR, encoded by the coding sequence ATGGCGCGCGTAATCACGATTACCTCAGGCAAGGGCGGCGTCGGCAAGACCACCACCACCGCCAATCTAGGCACGGCGCTGGCAATGCAGGGCCAACGCGTCGTGGTTGTGGATGCCGATATCGGCCTGCGCAACCTGGATGTCGTGATGGGCCTGGAAAATCGCATCGTCTACGACCTGGTCGATGTCGTCGAGGGCCGCTGTCGGCTCAAACAGGCGCTGATCAAGGACAAGCGTTTTCCGGAACTGTTTCTGCTGCCAGCGGCCCAGACCCGCGACAAGGACGCCGTCAGCATGGAGGATATGATCGAACTCTGCAACGCCCTGCGCCGCGAGTTCGACTTTGTGCTGGTGGACTCGCCCGCCGGCATCGAGGCCGGCTTTCGCAACGCGATTGCCGGCGCCGACGAGGTCTTGATCGTCACCACCCCCGAAGTGTCGGCGGTGCGCGACGCGGATCGCATCGTTGGGCTGGTCGAGGCCTTTGACAAGGGCCACCCGCGCCTGATCCTCAACCGCCTCCGACCGGCCATGGTTACCCGCGGCGAGATGATGAGCCAGGACGATGTCGTCGAAATTCTGGCGATCGATCTGATCGGCGTGGTACCCGACGACGAAACGATCGTCACTTCCACCAACCGGGGCGAGGTTGCGGTGACGCTCAAACATTCGCTGGCCGGGCGCGCCTTCCAGGACATCGCCCGTCGCCTCATGGGCGAGGACGTGCCGCTGATGGTGCTCGATACGGATCAGGGCCTGCTACACCGCTTTTTTGGCGCGCTGGGTCTGCGGCCGCGCCGCGCCGTGCGTTGA
- the minE gene encoding cell division topological specificity factor MinE has product MSFLDTLLGRKRESSSAVAKERLLTVLVHDRVKLTPDMLEAMQREIVAVISKYVDIVDPDAIQVSLLRGEEADHLQADIPVRRSRS; this is encoded by the coding sequence ATGAGCTTTCTAGATACCCTGCTCGGCCGCAAGCGCGAAAGCAGCTCAGCCGTCGCCAAAGAGCGCTTGCTGACGGTGCTCGTCCATGATCGCGTCAAGCTCACACCGGACATGCTGGAGGCGATGCAACGCGAGATCGTGGCCGTGATCTCGAAGTACGTCGATATCGTCGATCCCGACGCGATCCAGGTGTCGCTGCTGCGCGGCGAGGAGGCCGATCACCTGCAGGCCGATATTCCGGTGCGGCGCAGCCGCAGCTAA